From the genome of Nocardia sp. NBC_01503, one region includes:
- a CDS encoding phosphatase PAP2 family protein — MLLDGPRSEVVGGARRTFWLPSRRLQLAALLTAVPMLLIGLQLIAAHNHFLGPLESLWADYAGTPKSVTVPWAGLGLALIGLNWRRRFIAVGAAAAIDLVYQVIRTLGGGPLALGNGPVIVLTGIVLIANFGWEGKDKRNALHAAALGILLTLSSKVAEVWLVITMMAGPQVLDEHVVLVDRALGNPSWVMGQVLETLGPVAEFILHWVYIELPVGAMIVTIWQLRNVVRTGVWPGHYLVRTFLVVGLIGPIFYVIFPVVGPIFAYGADGHGFALGNYWPNVVPPIDLSPGAIPFGTIAPRNCMPSLHTAWALSIFIHSRRDADGSPAPAWLRWGGTFWLLATLSATLGFGYHYGADLVVGAVLCMTIESGLRDPARGWDRARIQLVAGGAVLVAVLLLGYRYLSVEIAQNPVPAGVMILGLLAGYATAFYRTWFATTPAPAAVGAAAHA; from the coding sequence GTGTTGCTCGACGGTCCGCGTTCCGAAGTGGTGGGTGGAGCACGCCGGACCTTTTGGCTGCCCTCACGGCGCCTGCAGCTCGCGGCGTTGCTGACCGCCGTCCCGATGCTGCTCATCGGATTGCAGTTGATCGCCGCGCACAATCACTTCCTCGGACCCCTGGAGAGCCTCTGGGCCGACTACGCGGGCACCCCGAAATCGGTCACCGTGCCGTGGGCCGGACTCGGGCTCGCGCTCATCGGCCTGAATTGGCGGCGGCGATTCATCGCCGTCGGCGCGGCGGCCGCCATCGACCTGGTGTACCAGGTGATCCGCACCCTCGGTGGCGGACCGCTCGCCCTGGGTAACGGCCCCGTCATCGTGCTCACCGGCATCGTGTTGATCGCCAACTTCGGCTGGGAGGGCAAGGACAAGCGCAATGCCCTGCACGCCGCGGCGCTCGGCATTCTGCTCACACTCTCGAGCAAAGTCGCCGAGGTGTGGCTGGTCATCACCATGATGGCCGGGCCGCAGGTGCTGGACGAACACGTCGTGCTGGTCGACCGCGCGCTCGGCAATCCGTCCTGGGTCATGGGCCAGGTGCTCGAAACCCTCGGTCCGGTAGCCGAATTCATCCTGCACTGGGTCTATATCGAACTGCCTGTCGGCGCGATGATCGTCACCATCTGGCAGCTGCGCAATGTGGTCCGGACCGGCGTATGGCCCGGGCACTACCTGGTGCGCACCTTCCTGGTCGTCGGCCTGATCGGCCCGATCTTCTACGTGATCTTCCCGGTGGTCGGCCCCATCTTCGCCTACGGCGCGGACGGGCACGGCTTCGCGCTCGGCAACTACTGGCCGAATGTGGTGCCGCCCATCGACCTTTCGCCCGGGGCCATTCCCTTCGGCACCATCGCACCGCGCAACTGCATGCCCTCACTGCACACCGCGTGGGCGCTCTCGATCTTCATCCACTCGCGCCGCGATGCCGACGGTTCACCCGCACCGGCCTGGCTGCGCTGGGGCGGTACGTTCTGGCTGCTCGCCACCCTCTCGGCCACCCTCGGATTCGGCTATCACTACGGTGCGGATCTGGTGGTCGGCGCGGTGCTGTGCATGACCATCGAATCCGGCCTGCGCGATCCGGCCCGCGGCTGGGACCGGGCCCGGATCCAGCTCGTCGCGGGCGGCGCCGTGCTGGTGGCGGTGCTGCTACTGGGCTACCGGTACCTCTCGGTCGAGATCGCCCAGAACCCGGTGCCGGCCGGAGTCATGATTCTCGGACTGCTGGCGGGCTATGCCACCGCCTTCTACCGCACCTGGTTCGCGACCACGCCCGCCCCCGCCGCGGTCGGCGCGGCAGCTCACGCCTGA
- a CDS encoding LytR C-terminal domain-containing protein has translation MSTPNSPSGGPPLRALAMVLIALAIVFAGIGAMSLSSSDSSDAEASSTSATTVASTTAAPGVSSSSPPVVAASPPSSAASATTTPPSTTAPPPTTTAAAGVDKSVPVRVLNNSMVAGLAAKTANDLTADGWNIAETGNYGAGVIPKTTVYYGSSASEKAAAQAIAAQLGVSAEPRFAGIIDSPPGVIVIVTGN, from the coding sequence GTGAGCACTCCGAATTCGCCGTCCGGCGGCCCGCCGCTGCGGGCGCTGGCCATGGTGTTGATCGCGCTGGCCATCGTCTTCGCCGGAATCGGCGCGATGTCGCTGTCGAGCTCGGACTCCTCCGACGCCGAGGCGTCCAGCACATCCGCCACAACTGTGGCGAGTACCACTGCGGCGCCGGGGGTTTCATCATCATCGCCGCCGGTGGTGGCCGCTTCGCCGCCGAGCAGCGCCGCCTCGGCGACCACCACACCGCCCAGCACCACCGCCCCGCCGCCGACCACCACGGCCGCCGCCGGCGTCGACAAGTCCGTTCCCGTACGGGTTCTCAACAACAGCATGGTCGCGGGCCTGGCCGCCAAGACCGCGAACGATCTCACCGCCGACGGCTGGAATATCGCCGAGACCGGTAACTACGGCGCCGGTGTCATCCCGAAAACCACTGTGTACTACGGCAGTTCGGCCTCGGAGAAGGCCGCGGCGCAGGCCATCGCCGCCCAGCTCGGCGTCAGTGCCGAGCCGCGATTCGCCGGAATCATCGACAGCCCGCCCGGAGTCATCGTCATCGTCACGGGCAACTGA
- a CDS encoding glutamate--cysteine ligase, with the protein MAGAGISKVHFNSSPRPTLGVEWEVALVDKTTRDLSNTAAAVFEACGDLRSWDGHPQITKELLRNTVELVSGKHDNVGEVVDELHATMDAVRRAADPLGVDLFCAGTHPFAQWSTQQLTRSPHYDELIERTQWWGRQMLIWGVHVHVGISHQEKVFPILNSLLLSYPHLLALSSSSPMWAGVDTGYASNRALMFQQLPTAGLPFQFENWTQFEAFAHDQMKTGVFEQIGGMHWDIRPAPKWGTIEVRVCDGTPSRSELSAIVALIHCLIVDLDRRVESGETLPTIPPWHVQENKWRAARYGLDAIIITDAASNERLVTDDLMDLLNRLEPTAKSLGCENELALVADIPKRGASYQRQRRVAAANQGDLVSVVDSLVTELAQ; encoded by the coding sequence ATGGCCGGGGCAGGCATTTCGAAGGTCCACTTCAACAGTTCGCCTCGGCCCACGCTCGGCGTGGAGTGGGAGGTCGCGCTCGTCGACAAGACGACGCGCGACCTTTCCAATACGGCCGCAGCGGTTTTCGAGGCCTGCGGTGATCTTCGCTCCTGGGACGGTCATCCGCAGATCACCAAGGAGCTGCTGCGCAATACCGTCGAACTCGTCTCCGGTAAGCATGACAATGTCGGCGAGGTCGTCGACGAGCTGCACGCCACCATGGACGCGGTGCGCCGTGCCGCGGACCCCTTGGGCGTCGATCTGTTCTGCGCCGGGACGCATCCGTTCGCGCAGTGGTCGACCCAACAGCTCACGCGCAGTCCGCATTACGACGAATTGATCGAGCGCACCCAGTGGTGGGGGCGGCAGATGCTGATCTGGGGCGTGCACGTGCACGTCGGAATCTCCCACCAGGAGAAGGTCTTTCCGATCCTGAACTCGCTGCTGCTGTCCTATCCGCATCTGCTCGCGCTCTCGAGCTCCTCGCCCATGTGGGCGGGTGTGGACACCGGTTATGCCAGCAACCGCGCCCTCATGTTCCAGCAGCTGCCCACCGCCGGACTGCCCTTCCAATTCGAAAACTGGACGCAGTTCGAGGCTTTCGCGCACGACCAGATGAAAACCGGTGTGTTCGAACAGATCGGCGGCATGCACTGGGACATCCGGCCCGCACCCAAATGGGGCACCATCGAGGTGCGCGTCTGCGACGGCACCCCCAGCCGGTCCGAACTCTCCGCCATCGTGGCGCTCATCCACTGTCTCATCGTGGATCTGGACCGCCGTGTCGAATCCGGCGAAACCCTGCCGACCATCCCGCCCTGGCATGTCCAGGAGAACAAATGGCGAGCCGCCCGCTACGGGCTGGACGCCATCATCATCACCGACGCCGCCAGCAATGAACGCCTGGTGACCGATGATCTGATGGACCTGCTGAACCGCCTCGAGCCCACCGCCAAGAGCCTGGGCTGCGAGAACGAACTCGCACTGGTCGCCGATATCCCCAAGCGCGGGGCCTCATATCAGCGGCAGCGGCGGGTGGCCGCGGCCAACCAGGGTGATCTGGTCAGCGTCGTCGATTCACTCGTCACCGAACTGGCCCAGTAG
- the sodC gene encoding superoxide dismutase[Cu-Zn], whose protein sequence is MAPSTTRRPSWWTVTPVLAVAVLGIAGCSNGQESSDVKGTTPPVFTSSPAPAGTEHGGLTNPPTDSVSATLKDSNGQTVGTATFGKVGNHLEVTVEAHGLKPGFHGLHVHQIGKCEPNSVAPTGGAAGDFLSAGGHFQSGDQNAHPASGDLTSLEVKQDGTAKLVTTTDAVTLDELKGKALMIHAGADNFGNIPSRYTQAGGAAGPDAETLATGDAGARVACGVVA, encoded by the coding sequence ATGGCCCCGTCCACAACTCGTCGCCCGTCCTGGTGGACTGTGACCCCGGTGCTCGCGGTCGCGGTCCTCGGTATCGCAGGCTGCTCGAACGGCCAGGAATCGAGCGACGTCAAGGGGACGACCCCGCCGGTCTTCACCAGCTCTCCCGCACCGGCAGGTACCGAACACGGTGGGCTCACCAACCCGCCGACCGACTCCGTCAGCGCCACGCTGAAGGATTCGAACGGCCAGACCGTCGGCACCGCCACCTTCGGCAAGGTCGGCAACCACCTCGAGGTCACGGTCGAGGCGCACGGCCTCAAGCCGGGCTTCCACGGCCTGCACGTGCACCAGATCGGCAAGTGTGAGCCGAATTCCGTCGCTCCCACCGGTGGCGCGGCCGGCGATTTCCTCTCCGCCGGTGGCCACTTCCAGTCCGGTGATCAGAACGCGCATCCGGCCAGCGGTGACCTCACCTCCCTCGAGGTCAAGCAGGACGGCACCGCCAAGCTGGTCACCACCACGGACGCCGTCACCCTGGACGAGCTCAAGGGCAAGGCCCTGATGATCCATGCGGGTGCGGACAACTTCGGCAATATTCCGAGTCGCTACACCCAGGCCGGTGGCGCCGCCGGGCCGGACGCCGAAACGCTGGCGACCGGCGACGCGGGCGCTCGTGTCGCCTGCGGCGTAGTCGCATAA
- a CDS encoding DUF3263 domain-containing protein, which translates to MDSAAARNISASGDGPSVSADIAADITAPDADGAHGLSRRELDILDFERKWWKYAGAKEEAIRELFDLSATRYYQVLNTVVDRPEALAADPMLVKRLRRLRASRQKTRAARRLGFQV; encoded by the coding sequence ATGGACAGCGCAGCGGCCCGGAACATTTCCGCAAGCGGGGACGGCCCTTCCGTGAGCGCGGATATCGCGGCCGACATCACCGCACCGGACGCCGATGGCGCACACGGCCTCTCGCGACGTGAACTCGACATTCTCGATTTCGAGCGCAAATGGTGGAAGTACGCCGGTGCGAAGGAAGAAGCCATCCGGGAGCTGTTCGATCTCTCGGCCACCCGCTACTACCAGGTCCTCAATACCGTGGTGGACCGGCCCGAAGCCCTCGCCGCGGACCCCATGCTGGTGAAACGCCTGCGCCGGCTGCGTGCCAGCCGCCAGAAGACCAGGGCCGCACGCCGTCTCGGATTCCAGGTGTGA